In Drosophila nasuta strain 15112-1781.00 chromosome 2R, ASM2355853v1, whole genome shotgun sequence, a single genomic region encodes these proteins:
- the LOC132786885 gene encoding uncharacterized protein LOC132786885, whose protein sequence is MQLSVFILLFCGCFCLLRAQCIDNYEPGCKLSVEIGRAQRHCIDPTKYWMCHQLNAKAQLNKCMPNTGFDQIKEACIPWIDWVWKPCIEPPSRPAGWTSC, encoded by the exons ATGCAACTCTCTG TTTTTATTCTGCTTTTTTGCGGCTGTTTCTGCCTGCTGCGAGCTCAATGCATTGATAACTACGAACCGGGCTGCAAGTTGTCAGTGGAGATTGGACGAGCTCAAAGGCATTGCATTGATCCTACCAAGTACTGGATGTGTCATCAATTGAATGCCAAGGCACAGCTCAACAAGTGTATGCCCAACACAGGATTCGATCAGATCAAGGAGGCTTGTATTCCCTGGATTGATTGGGTGTGGAAGCCATGCATTGAGCCACCAAGTCGACCAGCGGGCTGGACAAGTTGTTAA
- the LOC132786071 gene encoding vasotab-like, translating into MKFCIALISLLLCFSFILATRRECPTVCTADFSPVCAEGYYKGELLRCQFSNSCRATVSGCLNRIDWRPSACYKLSNCDGLVQFSDPQSQPKAPY; encoded by the exons ATGAAGTTCTGTATTGCATTAATAAGTCTGCTGCTCTGCTTCAGTTTTATTTTGGCCACACGAAGGGAATGTCCTACTGTCTGCACAGCGGACTTTAGTCCTGTTTGTGCCGAAGGATATTACAAAGGAGAATTGTTGCGTTGTCAATTCTCCAACTCTTGCAGAGCGACAGTCAGTGGCTGTCTTAACAGAATCG ACTGGCGTCCATCGGCTTGCTATAAACTTTCCAATTGTGATGGTCTCGTTCAATTCTCTGACCCACAAAGTCAGCCAAAAGCAccttattaa
- the LOC132786070 gene encoding uncharacterized protein LOC132786070: MKFILAISLLLCLGLSYEVNASCSGDCPETEDVVWALGGGCSVFRNKCFFDKANCTRRPALQIVTKEECQKHCASACPQNYDPVSGDYKGQIRHFGNACEKIVHSCQTGETFLN, encoded by the exons ATGAAATTCATTCTGGCTATTTCTTTGCTGCTCTGCCTCGGCTTGAGCTACGAAGTTAATGCAAGTTGTTCCGGTGATTGCCCCGAGACTGAGGATGTTGTTTGGGCTCTCGGCGGAGGTTGCAGCGTTTTCCGCAACAAGTGCTTCTTCGATAAGGCAAATTGCACACGCAGACCAG cTCTCCAAATTGTCACTAAGGAGGAATGCCAAAAACATTGCGCCTCTGCTTGCCCACAAAATTATGATCCTGTTTCTGGTGACTACAAAGGACAAATTCGCCACTTTGGCAATGCCTGCGAAAAGATTGTGCACAGCTGCCAAACTGGTGAAA CTTTCCTAAACTAA